The Triticum urartu cultivar G1812 chromosome 5, Tu2.1, whole genome shotgun sequence genome contains the following window.
TTTCCAGTATCTACGGTGATGTGCAGAGAGGTGGAGCAGCTAGGTTGGTCGCCATTGACCCTAGGAGCCGGGTTTGGGACGATGTCAAAGCGGAGGATTTCATGTTCCCGGCCCTCCTTCTCGGCCGCGCGGTAAGGAATACGGGAAGAATAGAGCTACCAGGGTCGTCGGCTTCTTGTCGCGTGCCCGAGCAGCGCATCCATCAAGATCTTCAAACCGGATATCATGGCGATGGGACTAAACTCAGAGGTGAAGCGAGGACATTACGGTTCCTTGTGGTAGAACCTGACTACTGTGTAGTTATTTTTTATTCCATAGTTATGATGGAACGCAAATCTACACCTTcataatcaaattactcaattTTTTCATTAAATCTCTATTTATTACTTAAAAAGAACGTATGGTTCTCATTTCACCTTTCTTCCCACCACTCCTTCGTCTAACCTTTCATGTATATGATAATCAATCACGTTAATTTACTTACATTCTAAACCAATTCAATTTTAATTTACTTACCAAACTTCTAATCAAAATATAAGGTAATTCACGATCAGAATTTGATAAACATTTATTTACACAATCACATTATTATTGATAGATAAATTGTAAGCTAACGTACTAGAATATTTATATcacgttgcaatgcacgggcactCTTCTAGTTTGCTAAAAATAAATAGACCCGGTTTGAACAGCGTGAGATGACCGTTTCTTTTCTCCTCACGCGTCTCTTCTCCCTATAAAACCAAGCAAGCCTCCATTCGCACGCACCTCGATCACACACTCTTGTCCCCCGTTGTTCTCGAGCTCACGTCACCGCGACCCGGGCCCCGTCATGGCCGACCGCGTCCACCCCATGCAGTCTCCGCCGCATCCCGCGTCCCCTCTGCCGCCGCCGGACCaggaggacgcggcggcggcggcggccacggAGACCACGCCGCTCCACCCCACCTTCTACgagccgccggcgccgccgcccggGACGTACATCGTCCAGATTCCAAAGGACCAGGTCCTCCGCGTGCCGCCCCCCGACCGGGCCAGCCGGTACAAGAGTCTCGCGGAGCGCCCGGTCCggcgccgccgcctgcgccgcgcCTGCTTTGGCGCCTGCGGGGCCGTGCTCTTCcttgccgtcgccgccgccgtgtTCGTGGGCGCCGTGTACCTCGTCTTCCGCCCCCGCGCGCCCGCCTTCTCCGTCGCCTCCCTCTCCATCCGCGGCCTCGACGTGGCCGCCCTGCCGCCCTCTTCGCTCTCGCCGGAGCTCGACGTCGCCCTGCGCGCGGACAACGGCGCGAACAGGAAGGTGGGCGTCGACTACCgcggcgccggcgaggtggcggtcTCCTACTCCGGTGCGCGCCTTGCGGCCGGCCAGTGGCCGGCGTTCCACCAGGCGCCGAGGAACGTGACGGTGCTCTCCACGACGCTGAGGGGGACCGGCGTGAGCTTCAGCGACGAGCAGAGGAAGCAGCTGGCCGCGGAGCAGGCGGCGCGCGCGGTGCCGCTGACGGTGGAGGCGCGGGTGCCCGTGCGGCTGCGGTTCGGGAAGGTGCTG
Protein-coding sequences here:
- the LOC125555903 gene encoding NDR1/HIN1-like protein 13, which translates into the protein MADRVHPMQSPPHPASPLPPPDQEDAAAAAATETTPLHPTFYEPPAPPPGTYIVQIPKDQVLRVPPPDRASRYKSLAERPVRRRRLRRACFGACGAVLFLAVAAAVFVGAVYLVFRPRAPAFSVASLSIRGLDVAALPPSSLSPELDVALRADNGANRKVGVDYRGAGEVAVSYSGARLAAGQWPAFHQAPRNVTVLSTTLRGTGVSFSDEQRKQLAAEQAARAVPLTVEARVPVRLRFGKVLRTWTVDVKATCQVTVDRLAGEAAAANRGCRVKVRPFLWWWW